TTGATAACAAAAGTAAGGAAAATGAAATctgaaattaaaatatgtcACTCGTTCTCGTTGGATCAGTACTCTctccttttttcattttggaGTTTACAATCTTCTTTTGATAGACGTTGGCTTTGGAACCAATTATAACTCCACTACTTTTGTTAAAGTATATCTGgatgatttttcttctaacaacATTCGTTCATTAAATAAATGCGTGTTTAAATTTGGATAGTGACGaaacaacaatataaatacaaaagcATCATGCTACATGTTATGGTCTATGACattatttggatttgaattattatgttttggttaatCTAGGCTCGTATTTAAATACAAAGTTCATGACCTAGGCTCGTATTTTTTTAGAGTCGTAATAaccttttataaattattgatttcaAAGAGACTCGAACTCATGCCTCTTTGAATGTTTAGGTTTTCAGTTAATGTGGGTTAAACCACTAGTTCAACCTCACTTTGATAATTTCTATGCAAacattttttctccaaaaagtCGTCACACtattgataattagaaagtaGGACATAAAcgtttttcttcaatattgAACTAGAATTCACATTTGACAGCCTATATAgtgttttaataattaatgcaAGTTACAACATTGACTAATAATCAGTATTTGATACTAATAAcatacatttcttttttaataattttttgtagaTTGTAATACAAACTAAtaatttatatcttttatttttattgtatttttgtcaaccaaaattaattaaaatttaaaagaaccAATTCCGAGGGATATTGTTTACAtctatatgttttatatagtaacgtactttttttttttaaataataactTTTGTAAACTAATACAGAGTAAAATTTGGTATCAGTTATCAGTAACGCACTTTTCCTTTTAATAATAACTTTTGTAAGCTAATACAGACTAATATTCGGTCTTCGCTATTAATATTATTGTATAtggtaaactataaaatagaaaaaaatatgatatctctaattttgtaattttctgtttgaataaagttatatatattaagtctaaaagtttaaatttacataatCTCTAAATTTAGCTctaaaataatcattttagaaaaaaatcatataaacatTTTACCAATCACAGACtaagtattattttttctcaatattgttttcactaaaaaatggtgaatactaattaatttctttaacTTATagtaatttgaaaaaaaaagtttcccaTTTGGTGATATTGACAAGTGTTAAAATCAGCTACAATTATCTCTCCTTCAAggttaaaatttgtatataaaggGTCTATTCTATAGTTCTATGCACCTGCAGAGATTTTGATCTTGAAGAACATTCTCTTCAGTTTTTTCTGTCCTCTCTAAAAAACCTAATCTCTAAACTCGTCATTGATGAGCTCTGACCCCAATCTCACCACTTTCCCCTCACTTTCTCGGCAAAAGTTCAGTgatttgctctgtttcctgggaggttttctctgttttttaaccaagatttcaagatttggttttgacgGAGCATAAATGGAGAGAACAAGATCGAAACCGGTTCGGAATCTACCCGAGACAATCCATTCTTTGCTCGGTTTGAAATCTCATATGACTTCTGATTGGGTTAAATCTGTATGCAACATCGCCAAGAATACTTCTTCAAcgtcaaagaaagaagaagacgacttTGTTTCTGTCGATTTACAGAGCATTAGAGGTACACTTTTCCTTTGagaattctcttttttttttctaagatttttctatttctttggATGTTTGttcataaattttctttttttcttctgcatAAAAAATTCTTGTCTTCTTGTGTACAATTAAAATCCTTTGGTGGAGATTACCTACTACATGCAAATCATACTGACCGTTAGATTATCTATTCTGGTACTGTATGAGTGACGTGTCAGTCATCTAACGGCTGGTTTGGTTATTCGTTTATATGTGTGGGTTCAATACTGTAGTCAGCTCTTTGAAAGTTTTTGCTACTCTATGTTGtcttttatgaaaaaatcactctgtttctgttaaaaaaacaCTTTATTCAGATAAgtttaacttaatttttttggttttgcacTTAAATTAGTTGCATTACAGAAAACATTTAATTCGAAAAGGTATCTGTAGTCAAGATTTCAGTAGGATTATAATATAGAATTAAATATGAGAATCTATGTCTGTTCAGATAATGTTGACTAAAAAGTttcacaaattatttattgcTATTTATTTATGCTCTGTGGCTTATTGGTCTTGCTCTGATTCTCTTGTTATTGGTTTGCAGATCAGCTCTCTGCACTAACTGTTCAAGTCAACGATCAGAACAAACTGAGAAGACAAATTCTTAATGAGTTCTTGGACCTTAAAGGTTAGTAatacattagaaaaaaaactatgatttctaatgtaaatttatattcaaGAGTCTAATTTTATAGATTGGCAAATTTGGCAGGGAACATTCGTGTGTTTTGTCGAGTCAAACCCTTGGGAGCCACCGAAAAGTTGAGACCACCGGTTGCTTCGGATACAAGAAATGTGATCATCAAGTTATCAGAAACCAAGAGAAAAACCTACAACTTCGACAGAGTTTTCCAACCTGATTCATCCCAAGGTATGACTTTGATTTTCTCTGTTGATACACAGTTTCTCATATTGGTCATGCATACATGAAAGTGTTCTTGATTAGTATTCAAAATCTTGCAGATGATGTTTTCTTAGAGATCGAACCAGTAATCAAGTCAGTTATCGATGGCTACAACGCTTGCATTTTCGCATACGGGCAAACCGGTACTGGAAAAACTTATACAATGGTAAgaagaatcaatcaaaacatctctttggtttcattgttgtttcttttaagtCTATATATCAATACTGGATGTACAATTTTTGCAGGAGGGTCTTCCGAACTCTCCAGGTATCGTTCCTCGAGCGATCAAGGGATTGTTCAAACAAGTCGAGGAAAGTAATCATATGTTTACAATCCACTTTAGTATGCTTGAGATTTACATGGGAAATCTTAAAGACTTGCTTCTTTCTGAAGCAACTAAACCCATTTCTCCAATACCTCCAAGGTATAATGATATAATTCTagctcataagtcataacatGTGCAGAGATCTTCATTGAAACGGTTGAACTATATAACTCaatgagtttttgtttctctgtttcagtcTTTCTATTCACACAGACCCAAATGGAGAGATAGATATTGAGAACTTGGTGAAACTTAAAGTGGATGACTTTAATGAAATCTTAAGGTTATACAAAGTAGGTTGTCGTAGCAGAGCAACTGCCTCCACTAACTCTAACTCTGTTTCCAGCAGATCACACTggtaaaagaaatcaaatattttgatctctttttctattaCATAATGTTCTTTGATCTCTCATGTATGCATGAAAATCATGAAACAGTATGATCCGTGTATCGGTCACTAGTCTTGGAGCTCCTGAGAGACGGCgtgaaacaaacaagatttgGCTAGTGGATCTTGGAGGAAGCGAGCGCGTGTTGAAAACAAGAGCCACTGGTCGGCGTTTTGATGAAGGCAAAGCCAttaatctctctttatctGCTCTTGGAGATGTCATCAACTCTCTTCAACGCAAGAACTCTCACATTCCTTACAGGTAAACATATCAATCTTTTTGTAACTCTTGATATAGATCTCAATCTCTGACACTTTCGAGTTCTTTTTATGTGCTTCAGGAACAGCAAGCTCACACAGGTTCTAAAAGACTCTCTCGGTAAGTAAGAATATCTTGGTGTTAATTGAAAAACGTTTCTCTTTATTAAAGTTTGGTTATTGATGTTTCAGGGCAAGACTCAAAAACGTTGATGCTTGTTCATATCAGCCCTAAAGAGGATGATCTATGTGAAACCATATGTTCTTTAAACTTTGCAACGAGGGCAAAGAATATTCATTTAGGGCAGGACGAATCAACGGTAATGGAATTACTAACTTGCATAGTACTCTCATCAACTTTCTTAAAAGTGTTACACTTTCTGATGGGTTAAAGATTCTTTTGACGTTTAGGAAGAACAAGCGAAAAAGGAGGCTGTGATGATGAATCTGCAGAAGATGATGGAAAAGATTGAACAAGAGCGTGAGATGTCGTTAAGAAAGATGAGAAATCTAAACGAGACGTTGGAGAAACTCACTGGTAAGCCTCATgttattgaagaagaagaaaaggatgTGGTTAGAGAAGTGATTCATGTGACTccaaagaaaccaagaaacaaatcaagacGTGCTTCAGATGTTTTTCCTAGCTTCATGAGACCAACAGCTAGCAGCAACAGAAGATTATCAGGAGCAGATTTTAGCGTAACCCCTAATTCTTCAAGCTTCAAGTCTAGAAGGAACTCAATGATATCTGTCCGAGCTGAATCTGCGTGTCTtccggtgaagaagaagaagaacagattTGATTCTGCATGTGACTCATCAGACAGGAGCGTTTCGAAATCGACTAGCATTATGCGTCAAAATACAGCAGATGATGCAACGGTGTATAGTCAGGACATATCTGAATGTGACATTAAGTTGGTAGTGTCTGAACACAAGCCAAAACCGCTGCAGATGGGGCCTGGTTCTGCGACAAAGTCCCGCTCCAACATCAGTAACTTCGAGAAAGATGTGATGCAGAAAATAGGTGGAACAGAGTTTTCAAGGATTAACAGTTGGCTTCGTTCGCAATCTGAAAACAGGAGTTACGTGCTTGACAAGACTCAACTTCCTGCGACTCATTTCCTAGAAAACCTAAACAGATCGTTGGAGAAGTCACCAACACAGAGTTTTACAACGGAGAAGATCACTGGAAATGAACTGGAAGGTATAGAAGAGACTAAAACAAATGAGACAGTGGTTAACCCTACACTGATGCTTAAAAAACTGTTTGAGCTGCAATGTCTCTGTTCTGCTGAAGAAGAGGATCAGATTTTGTCCAGATTCCCAATTCCTGGCtatgaggatgatgatgagtctcGTTATCCTCCAATTTTAGAAAACGATGGATTTAGCCAGCACATAGACAATGAATGGTTTGGAGTCAATAATTACAGTGCGGATTGGGAGCGAGATTCACCAGCCACGATCCCGTTGTTAGAATGCGAACCGGATCTCAAACAGCTGTTACCGGAATTGGGTTTGGATCGATCACTTAAACCAAGAGGTTTGGCGGTCGCCGAGGGTGCAGCTCCACCATTGCTTAGAGCACAAGAAACCTTGGGAGAAAGAGGTAAACGTTTGTGTTCTGGCGTGAAATGTTTTTACAAACGCAAACGCTTTTCTAAGATTCTGTctttttctgttgttgttgcaggaaAAGGTCCAACGTTCATGCAGAAACTTCAGGCTTTATGCTTCCGTATTCTTCTgggattagggtttatggATGTGGGCTTTGGTAATGACTTCTTCAACGGGTTAACAAAGTAAAGACATTAACAGATCCAATTCGTCATCGTGATCCCCAAAAGATgcaagtttagtttttttcaataGAAATTAAGTATGGATTCTTTTTGAATAAAACttagttttgtttagtgtttaatgATTCAGTTTTGGAGTAGAATCCaattatagttttgtttaaacctgtcatgtctttttttttttgttataaacaaaatgttaacATGACATTTTAGAGAAAATTGGTCTCCGTTACAtatgttttataattattaaaaagttgATTTGAATGCAAAATACGTATCATCATCCTTTCAGAGAAGATACTGTACTCAATTTGGGGCTTATATAGTCCACTgtaatttttatgtaattagCTTAATATAGGCCCAAGAAGAGTAATTAGTTTTCCGTAGTTGTTCCCCCACATAAAGATAGGGCAACAAAACCTATCGAAGACTAAAATGCAAAGAGACAGATGGAGCAGTAAAACCTAAAAACATCAATTTGGTGAGATAAGGAGAGAGCGAAGTTGACTGTGTAGTAACCGGTGTGGACTTTTGTTAGCTATTCACTACCATAttgttcgtcttcttctctataaACCTTAATTTCCTTAATTCCTCAATTTGCGGTTGTTACGTATGGATTactcttttattcttgttttcagGTTTTTTGCTCTGATAATTAAGAGAAGAAAGCGCTTTTTGAAGCTGTCAGCTCTTTTTGTCCTCTGTTCACATATGCATTTGAATTTGGATTCTTCTGTTAATTTAACGTTAAGGGGTTCTGAAGAGAGAGATgtatcattttcaaatttgttaagttttcATAGAAATCTCttagattttcattttcagatGCCAGAAGCATCAAGGGTTTAAATGTGGTAGTCGtgtctgtttgtttttttggttgatgcaTTAGAATAATCTCTCTGTTTATCCACTTGTcgtttctttatctttagGTGACATCAACTCTCTGATGGAGAGAACACTAACCTGAAATTCCATAATCTGTTGAAACTGGCTTTGTATATCTGGTCACAGCCCCTCCAGAAGTGAATCTTCTTTATTATTGGATAAATAAGGTTAGAGACAGTTTATGGAATATCTGATGTAACTTAGAATGTCATCTTCCTACTTAATTCTTGATTGCTTTGTTGGCATGTCTACTATATATGTCTTCAGGGTTTAAGATTTATGAATACATGAATGGCCGGTTCTGACAGGTTCTCTGCATCATTCCATCGTCAGGTCTTGAGCATTTTCATGAGATTATTGGTCAAGAAGTGCTCTGtgctcttttgcttttgttctgGTTTGTTTCACTTCAATCCTCAATATCTTCATAACTTTATATCTCAATTATATGCAGCTACTTGGGATCTCTGTAGATAATTCTATGCaatttaattgttaaaaatgtttgtttgtgaCTTTGTGTTACTTCCCTTACCAACAAATCCACGTTGTAATGAAAGCAAAACTTGGTATATGATTATGGTTTAATGATAGTATATGAAAGAAGGGGTTTACAAATTACACTTAAAATTTAGGAAAGGgttaattagttaatttaaTATTGCACCCCACTTTGTAGAGTAGTAGTTAATTGAATATTGATTTAGGAGTAGTGTGCAGGTAATGGCAAGCCCTT
This sequence is a window from Arabidopsis thaliana chromosome 1 sequence. Protein-coding genes within it:
- a CDS encoding P-loop containing nucleoside triphosphate hydrolases superfamily protein (P-loop containing nucleoside triphosphate hydrolases superfamily protein; FUNCTIONS IN: microtubule motor activity, ATP binding; INVOLVED IN: microtubule-based movement; LOCATED IN: mitochondrion; EXPRESSED IN: seed; EXPRESSED DURING: E expanded cotyledon stage; CONTAINS InterPro DOMAIN/s: Kinesin, motor domain (InterPro:IPR001752); BEST Arabidopsis thaliana protein match is: P-loop containing nucleoside triphosphate hydrolases superfamily protein (TAIR:AT5G27950.1); Has 30201 Blast hits to 17322 proteins in 780 species: Archae - 12; Bacteria - 1396; Metazoa - 17338; Fungi - 3422; Plants - 5037; Viruses - 0; Other Eukaryotes - 2996 (source: NCBI BLink).), which produces MERTRSKPVRNLPETIHSLLGLKSHMTSDWVKSVCNIAKNTSSTSKKEEDDFVSVDLQSIRDQLSALTVQVNDQNKLRRQILNEFLDLKGNIRVFCRVKPLGATEKLRPPVASDTRNVIIKLSETKRKTYNFDRVFQPDSSQDDVFLEIEPVIKSVIDGYNACIFAYGQTGTGKTYTMEGLPNSPGIVPRAIKGLFKQVEESNHMFTIHFSMLEIYMGNLKDLLLSEATKPISPIPPSLSIHTDPNGEIDIENLVKLKVDDFNEILRLYKVGCRSRATASTNSNSVSSRSHCMIRVSVTSLGAPERRRETNKIWLVDLGGSERVLKTRATGRRFDEGKAINLSLSALGDVINSLQRKNSHIPYRNSKLTQVLKDSLGQDSKTLMLVHISPKEDDLCETICSLNFATRAKNIHLGQDESTEEQAKKEAVMMNLQKMMEKIEQEREMSLRKMRNLNETLEKLTGKPHVIEEEEKDVVREVIHVTPKKPRNKSRRASDVFPSFMRPTASSNRRLSGADFSVTPNSSSFKSRRNSMISVRAESACLPVKKKKNRFDSACDSSDRSVSKSTSIMRQNTADDATVYSQDISECDIKLVVSEHKPKPLQMGPGSATKSRSNISNFEKDVMQKIGGTEFSRINSWLRSQSENRSYVLDKTQLPATHFLENLNRSLEKSPTQSFTTEKITGNELEGIEETKTNETVVNPTLMLKKLFELQCLCSAEEEDQILSRFPIPGYEDDDESRYPPILENDGFSQHIDNEWFGVNNYSADWERDSPATIPLLECEPDLKQLLPELGLDRSLKPRGLAVAEGAAPPLLRAQETLGERGKGPTFMQKLQALCFRILLGLGFMDVGFGNDFFNGLTK